The following proteins are co-located in the Nocardia bhagyanarayanae genome:
- the galE gene encoding UDP-glucose 4-epimerase GalE yields the protein MKLLVTGGAGYVGGVCAQVLLEDGHEVVVVDDLSTGNADGVPSGARFVEGDVAEAAPALLRGETFDGVLHFAAQSLVGESVQQPEKYWHGNVVKTLELLEAMRLTRTPRLVFSSTAAVYGEPEQVPITEDAPTRPTNPYGASKLAIDHAITSYSIAHGLAATSLRYFNVAGAYGGLGENRVVETHLIPLVLQVALGHRKAISVFGTDWPTPDGTAVRDYIHIRDLAEAHLLALRSAEAGEHRVYNLGSGAGFSVREVISACERVTGLPIAAQDAPRRPGDPATLIASSERAIGELGWRPEHNDLDEIVADAWEFLRSLGERAHSAK from the coding sequence GTGAAACTTCTGGTCACGGGTGGCGCGGGATACGTCGGGGGAGTCTGCGCGCAGGTGCTGCTGGAGGACGGCCACGAGGTGGTCGTCGTCGACGATCTGTCCACCGGTAACGCCGACGGCGTCCCGTCCGGTGCGCGCTTCGTCGAGGGCGATGTCGCCGAGGCCGCGCCCGCACTGCTGCGCGGCGAAACCTTCGACGGCGTCCTGCATTTCGCCGCGCAATCGCTGGTCGGCGAATCGGTGCAGCAGCCGGAGAAGTACTGGCACGGCAATGTCGTGAAGACGCTGGAGCTGCTCGAGGCCATGCGGCTGACGCGCACGCCGCGCCTGGTGTTCTCCTCGACCGCCGCGGTGTACGGCGAACCCGAGCAGGTGCCGATCACCGAGGACGCGCCGACCCGGCCGACCAACCCCTACGGCGCGTCGAAGCTCGCCATCGATCACGCGATCACCTCCTATTCGATCGCGCACGGCTTGGCCGCGACCAGCCTGCGGTATTTCAACGTCGCGGGCGCCTACGGCGGGCTCGGCGAGAACCGCGTGGTCGAAACGCATCTCATTCCGCTCGTGCTGCAGGTCGCGCTCGGCCACCGCAAGGCCATCTCCGTCTTCGGCACCGACTGGCCGACTCCCGACGGCACCGCGGTGCGCGATTACATCCACATCCGCGATCTCGCCGAGGCCCACCTGCTGGCCCTGCGCTCGGCCGAGGCGGGCGAGCACCGCGTCTACAACCTCGGCAGCGGCGCGGGATTCTCGGTGCGCGAGGTGATTTCGGCGTGCGAGCGCGTCACCGGACTGCCCATCGCCGCGCAGGACGCGCCGCGCCGTCCCGGCGATCCGGCCACGCTGATCGCCTCCAGCGAACGGGCGATCGGCGAACTCGGCTGGCGGCCCGAACACAACGATCTCGACGAGATCGTGGCCGATGCCTGGGAGTTCCTGCGCTCGCTGGGTGAGCGCGCGCACAGCGCGAAGTAG
- a CDS encoding bifunctional GNAT family N-acetyltransferase/acetate--CoA ligase family protein, whose translation MTEQIPVPDSPSTPATPPPPPQHWFADVLASDGGVVRLRPVTPEDGERLQEFHAALSDRTRYLRYFGPYPRISPKDLYRTTHVDYHDRVGLVVELGEQIIAVGRYELLDRTGPRAAEVAFVVADGHQGRGLGSILLEHLAGAAAENKIETFVAEVLAENTVMVTVFREAGYQVERARDGSVLHLEFAIDPTEALVSVRDSRERASEARSVGNLLAPGSVAVIGATPAAGRVGGVVLANLLSGVFQGPVYPVNPTRKFVRGVRAYATVREIPDEVDLAVVAVPAAAIDSVLDDCMAKGVKGLVVLTAGFGETGPEGLAAERDLVAAARVHGMRVVGPSALGIANTDPAVSLNATLAPVLPARGRIGFFCQSGPLGAAILGEAAARNLGLSTFVSAGNRADVSGNDLLQYWDTAPDTDVILLYLESFGNPRKFSRIARRVARTKPIVAVSSGRQAGHSQPPRDMDRSIVRDLFAQAGIVQVDSISELFDCAALLGYQPLPRGSRLAVISNSTALSWLAVDAARGEGLDAAEPVNLGPQATPGAYLDAVVAALRSDEIDSVIVVFAPPVPLPMAGFADAIRAAAAAVPEADKPILTTFIAEQGIPNLLAVRGQGGMAVHGSIPSYPDPERAARALARVRRYAEWRDKPVSAVVRPDGIDTERARGLVAKWMGDSGGRWLTDLEAAELLTCYGIQVVEFREVRDAEEAVAAAEELGYPVAAKATGEMWRRRPDLIGVRLDLWRPEAVRQAYTDLVEICGDPVLHIQKMATKGVGCILRVQDDPSFGSVIEFGLSGTIIEMLGDRAYRALPLTSDEAAALIDAPRAAPLLSGTPASPRVDKAALAELAQRISALFDDLPEMRELSFDPVLASPTSAEILYARGRVGPEPSRFDSGPRRLA comes from the coding sequence GTGACTGAGCAGATCCCCGTCCCGGACTCTCCGTCCACGCCGGCGACGCCGCCCCCGCCGCCGCAGCATTGGTTCGCCGACGTGCTCGCCTCCGACGGCGGGGTGGTGCGGCTGCGGCCGGTGACCCCCGAGGACGGCGAGCGGCTGCAGGAATTCCACGCCGCGCTCTCCGATCGCACCAGGTACCTGCGGTATTTCGGTCCTTACCCGCGCATCTCGCCGAAGGACCTGTACCGGACGACCCATGTCGACTATCACGACCGGGTCGGCCTGGTGGTCGAGCTCGGCGAGCAGATCATCGCGGTGGGCCGCTACGAGCTGCTGGACCGCACCGGTCCGCGCGCCGCCGAGGTCGCCTTCGTGGTGGCCGACGGGCACCAGGGGCGCGGCCTCGGCTCCATCCTGCTCGAGCATCTGGCGGGCGCCGCGGCGGAGAACAAGATCGAGACCTTCGTCGCGGAGGTGCTGGCCGAGAACACCGTGATGGTCACTGTCTTCCGCGAGGCCGGGTATCAGGTCGAGCGCGCCAGGGACGGCTCGGTGCTGCACCTGGAGTTCGCCATCGACCCCACCGAAGCGCTGGTTTCCGTTCGGGATTCGCGGGAGCGCGCCTCGGAGGCGCGCAGCGTCGGGAATCTGCTCGCGCCGGGGTCGGTCGCGGTGATCGGCGCCACGCCCGCCGCGGGCCGGGTCGGCGGCGTGGTGCTGGCCAACCTGCTGTCGGGCGTGTTCCAGGGCCCGGTGTATCCGGTCAATCCGACCCGGAAGTTCGTTCGCGGCGTGCGCGCCTACGCCACCGTGCGCGAGATCCCCGACGAGGTGGACTTGGCGGTGGTCGCGGTGCCCGCCGCCGCGATCGACTCGGTTCTCGACGACTGTATGGCCAAGGGCGTCAAGGGTTTGGTGGTGTTGACGGCCGGGTTCGGTGAGACCGGCCCGGAGGGGCTCGCCGCCGAGCGCGACCTGGTCGCGGCGGCGCGAGTGCACGGGATGCGGGTGGTGGGCCCGAGCGCGTTGGGCATCGCCAACACCGATCCGGCGGTGTCGCTGAACGCGACGCTGGCGCCGGTGCTGCCCGCGCGCGGGCGGATCGGATTCTTCTGCCAGTCCGGGCCGTTGGGCGCGGCCATCCTCGGCGAGGCGGCCGCGCGGAACCTGGGTCTCTCGACCTTCGTCTCGGCGGGCAACCGCGCCGACGTGTCCGGCAACGATCTGCTCCAGTACTGGGACACCGCGCCCGACACCGACGTGATCCTGCTGTACTTGGAGAGCTTCGGTAACCCGCGCAAGTTCTCCCGGATCGCGCGACGGGTGGCGCGCACCAAACCGATCGTCGCGGTGAGCAGCGGGCGGCAGGCCGGGCACAGCCAGCCCCCGCGCGATATGGACCGCTCGATCGTGCGAGACCTGTTCGCGCAGGCGGGCATCGTGCAGGTCGACTCGATCTCGGAGCTGTTCGACTGCGCCGCACTGCTCGGCTATCAACCGCTGCCCCGTGGTTCGCGCCTCGCGGTGATCAGCAACAGCACCGCGCTGAGCTGGCTGGCCGTCGACGCGGCCCGCGGCGAAGGCCTCGACGCGGCCGAACCGGTGAATCTGGGGCCGCAGGCGACACCGGGCGCTTATCTCGACGCGGTCGTCGCCGCCCTGCGATCCGACGAGATCGATTCCGTCATAGTGGTTTTCGCGCCGCCGGTGCCGCTGCCGATGGCCGGGTTCGCCGACGCCATCCGGGCGGCCGCGGCCGCGGTGCCCGAGGCGGACAAACCGATTCTCACCACGTTCATCGCCGAGCAGGGCATTCCGAATCTGCTCGCGGTGCGCGGTCAGGGCGGGATGGCGGTGCACGGATCGATTCCGTCGTATCCGGATCCCGAACGGGCGGCGCGTGCGCTGGCGCGGGTCCGCCGCTACGCGGAGTGGCGGGACAAACCCGTGTCGGCGGTGGTGCGCCCGGACGGGATCGATACCGAGCGAGCCAGGGGACTGGTGGCGAAGTGGATGGGCGATTCGGGCGGCCGCTGGCTGACCGATCTGGAGGCCGCCGAGCTGCTCACCTGCTACGGCATCCAGGTCGTCGAGTTCCGTGAGGTGCGCGACGCCGAGGAGGCGGTGGCCGCGGCCGAGGAGCTGGGCTATCCGGTGGCGGCGAAGGCGACCGGCGAGATGTGGCGGCGCAGGCCCGATTTGATCGGTGTGCGGCTCGACCTGTGGCGGCCGGAGGCGGTGCGCCAGGCCTACACCGATCTGGTGGAGATCTGCGGCGACCCGGTGCTGCACATCCAGAAGATGGCGACCAAGGGCGTCGGCTGCATCCTGCGCGTGCAGGACGACCCGTCTTTCGGGTCGGTGATCGAGTTCGGCCTGTCCGGCACGATCATCGAAATGCTCGGCGACCGCGCCTATCGCGCGCTTCCGTTGACCAGTGACGAAGCGGCGGCGCTGATCGACGCTCCGCGCGCGGCCCCGCTGCTCTCCGGAACGCCGGCGAGCCCACGCGTGGACAAGGCGGCGCTCGCCGAACTCGCCCAACGCATTTCGGCGCTGTTCGACGACCTCCCCGAAATGCGCGAGCTGTCCTTCGATCCCGTGCTGGCCTCGCCGACCTCGGCGGAAATCCTTTACGCGCGCGGCCGAGTCGGCCCCGAGCCGAGCCGGTTCGACAGCGGCCCGCGGCGGCTGGCATGA
- a CDS encoding DUF4192 domain-containing protein — MTTSANPPLGAGARRGGEGSEPVDPPGRPPGDPVRSEHPPGPAHWRPPQRRLCLRPSAVGSRTRRTGNHDDPGPSAVLAQPSPLYRAGYSARPLRVDDPGELIAALPAMVGFYPHRSLIVAVLGPAEPGASHGIAAVLRFDLEPVGARRGLVGSFAELIGQICAAERATETLAVVVDDRLGGPLGKAGRGRRGSPPGALIAALAKRLGADGIRVGSAWAVTAIEENRPWWSLLDGSDRGTVPDPSASTVALAHVLDGRPILRSRAELTERVAADPALCAEVGVQLDSAVAVARDRFARAVRHDDVTGYRRRALERVLWQVANIESGAVLAAPEIAEVVAALRDRVVRDAMFALAASDHAAAAERLWLTLVRGLPSGRDRAESAALLGYSAYFRGDGPFAGIALEAALEADPGNAMAILLETSLRAGMRPEQLRRLARSGYDAAAWLGVDLGPVVR, encoded by the coding sequence ATGACGACTTCAGCGAATCCGCCGCTCGGCGCGGGCGCCCGGCGCGGCGGCGAGGGCAGCGAACCCGTCGATCCGCCCGGCCGCCCTCCGGGCGACCCGGTGCGTTCCGAGCATCCGCCGGGGCCAGCGCACTGGCGGCCGCCGCAGCGGCGATTGTGTCTGCGGCCGTCCGCCGTCGGCTCGCGAACCCGCCGGACCGGGAACCACGACGATCCGGGGCCGAGCGCGGTGCTCGCACAGCCGTCACCGCTGTACCGCGCCGGTTACTCGGCGCGACCGCTGCGGGTGGACGATCCCGGCGAACTGATCGCCGCGCTGCCGGCCATGGTGGGGTTCTATCCGCATCGCTCGCTAATCGTCGCGGTGCTCGGTCCTGCGGAGCCGGGCGCGAGCCACGGGATCGCCGCGGTGCTGCGGTTCGATCTCGAGCCGGTCGGCGCGCGTCGCGGTCTCGTCGGGTCGTTCGCGGAGCTCATCGGGCAGATCTGCGCCGCCGAGCGGGCGACGGAGACACTCGCCGTGGTCGTCGACGACCGGCTCGGCGGACCGCTCGGGAAGGCGGGGCGCGGGCGGCGTGGTTCGCCGCCGGGGGCGTTGATCGCCGCGCTGGCCAAGCGGCTGGGCGCCGACGGCATCCGGGTCGGTAGCGCGTGGGCGGTGACCGCGATCGAGGAGAACCGACCGTGGTGGAGTTTGCTGGACGGGTCGGACCGTGGCACGGTGCCCGACCCGAGCGCGTCCACGGTGGCGCTGGCGCATGTGCTGGACGGCCGGCCGATCCTGCGCTCCCGCGCGGAGCTCACCGAGCGGGTGGCCGCCGACCCGGCGCTGTGCGCGGAGGTCGGTGTCCAACTCGACAGCGCTGTCGCGGTGGCCAGGGACCGGTTCGCCAGGGCGGTGCGGCACGACGACGTCACCGGCTATCGCAGGCGTGCGCTGGAACGCGTGCTGTGGCAGGTCGCCAACATCGAATCCGGCGCCGTGCTAGCAGCACCGGAGATCGCGGAAGTCGTTGCCGCACTGCGTGATCGGGTGGTGCGCGACGCGATGTTCGCGCTGGCCGCCTCCGATCACGCGGCGGCCGCGGAACGGCTGTGGCTGACCCTCGTGCGCGGTCTGCCCTCAGGTCGGGACCGTGCGGAGAGCGCGGCCTTGCTCGGCTACAGCGCCTACTTCCGGGGCGACGGACCGTTCGCGGGCATCGCCTTGGAGGCGGCGTTGGAGGCCGATCCGGGCAACGCGATGGCGATACTGCTGGAAACCTCGCTGCGCGCGGGCATGCGCCCCGAGCAGTTGCGCAGGCTCGCCCGCAGCGGCTACGACGCCGCGGCTTGGCTGGGCGTCGACCTCGGACCTGTCGTCCGATGA
- a CDS encoding DUF4333 domain-containing protein, whose product MKATTLAGLFAFAFLAAGCSVEVGSSTPQVKESELEKSVKQTLTAEVGQEPDSIDCPDDLEGKVGTTMRCTLTAGGETLGLTVTVTSVEGDTVNYDVAVDPA is encoded by the coding sequence ATGAAAGCCACTACCCTCGCCGGGCTTTTCGCCTTTGCGTTCCTGGCAGCGGGATGTTCGGTGGAGGTCGGTTCCTCCACGCCCCAGGTGAAGGAAAGCGAGCTGGAGAAGTCGGTCAAACAGACCTTGACCGCGGAGGTCGGGCAGGAGCCCGACAGCATCGACTGCCCCGACGACCTGGAGGGCAAGGTTGGCACCACCATGCGCTGCACCTTGACCGCGGGCGGCGAAACGCTCGGCCTCACCGTCACGGTGACCTCGGTGGAAGGTGACACGGTCAACTACGACGTCGCCGTCGATCCGGCCTGA
- a CDS encoding DUF7059 domain-containing protein → MPTNQTTTGSLLTALCPELRTALTRVGYDADTLLSALGPDAHAALGRSEPVPVRRAARAAGELGTLIRLLLLGDALPEREVAAALAPVDIEQAVAAGLLERDGDEVRAALDLRPLDAGEGNRWILSDLDDSMRRRTLTEDHVLGVGHASLSLLRATPTRPVGSVLDLGTGCGVQAVHAASYARTVTATDVNPRALWLAEATAALNGLDIELLEGSWFEPVAGRRFDQVVANPPFVVGPARIEHTYRDSGLALDGASQLVVSRAPELLAPGGTAAMLAAWVHVDGEDWRQRVSSWLPAEGVDAWVVQRDVADPALYVGTWLRDAGLDPRDPASQARAERWLDAFAAADVEGIGFGFVYLRAIDGPTELLAEDLTHGFDDPLGAEASAYFERSAWLRTVASDEKHAWTARFAVEPTTALERVSLPGSDGWAERVARLHRGDGPRWQHEVDETTIALVAGMRPDGLPLYELVELLALAHGAEEVTPEFAADALTVVTGLVRHGLIAPV, encoded by the coding sequence AGCTGCGGACGGCGCTGACCCGCGTCGGCTACGACGCCGACACGCTGCTGTCGGCGCTGGGACCGGACGCGCACGCGGCGCTGGGCCGGTCCGAGCCGGTGCCGGTGCGGCGGGCCGCGCGGGCGGCGGGTGAACTCGGCACGCTGATCCGGCTGCTGCTGCTCGGCGACGCCCTGCCCGAGCGCGAGGTGGCGGCCGCGCTGGCGCCGGTGGATATCGAACAGGCCGTCGCGGCGGGTCTGCTGGAGCGCGACGGCGACGAGGTCCGCGCGGCGCTGGACCTGCGTCCGCTGGACGCGGGCGAGGGCAACCGCTGGATCCTGTCCGATCTGGACGACTCGATGCGCAGGCGCACCCTCACCGAGGATCACGTGCTCGGTGTCGGCCACGCCTCGCTGTCGCTGCTGCGCGCCACACCGACCCGGCCCGTCGGGTCGGTTCTCGATCTCGGCACCGGCTGCGGCGTGCAGGCGGTGCACGCCGCCTCCTACGCGCGCACCGTCACCGCGACCGACGTGAATCCCCGCGCGCTGTGGCTCGCCGAGGCGACGGCCGCCCTCAACGGCCTCGACATCGAACTGCTGGAGGGTTCCTGGTTCGAACCGGTGGCCGGGCGACGGTTCGATCAGGTGGTGGCGAATCCGCCGTTCGTCGTCGGCCCCGCGCGTATCGAGCACACCTACCGCGATTCGGGCCTGGCCTTGGACGGCGCCAGCCAGCTGGTCGTCTCGCGCGCGCCCGAGCTGCTCGCGCCGGGCGGCACCGCGGCCATGCTGGCGGCCTGGGTGCACGTGGACGGCGAGGACTGGCGCCAGCGCGTCTCCTCCTGGCTGCCCGCCGAGGGCGTCGACGCCTGGGTGGTGCAGCGCGATGTCGCCGATCCCGCGCTGTACGTCGGTACCTGGCTGCGCGACGCGGGCCTGGACCCGCGCGATCCGGCGTCGCAGGCCCGCGCCGAGCGGTGGCTGGACGCGTTCGCCGCCGCGGACGTCGAGGGCATCGGTTTCGGCTTCGTCTACCTGCGTGCGATCGACGGCCCGACCGAGTTGCTCGCCGAGGACCTCACGCACGGCTTCGACGATCCGCTCGGCGCCGAGGCGAGCGCCTATTTCGAGCGGTCGGCCTGGCTGCGCACCGTGGCGAGTGACGAAAAACACGCCTGGACCGCACGTTTCGCGGTCGAGCCCACGACGGCGCTGGAGCGGGTGTCGCTGCCGGGCTCCGACGGCTGGGCCGAGCGCGTCGCGCGGCTGCACCGCGGCGACGGTCCGCGCTGGCAGCACGAGGTGGATGAGACGACGATCGCGCTGGTCGCGGGAATGCGGCCGGACGGACTTCCGTTGTACGAGCTGGTCGAACTGCTGGCGCTCGCCCACGGAGCCGAGGAGGTCACGCCGGAGTTCGCGGCCGACGCGCTGACCGTCGTCACCGGATTGGTCCGGCACGGATTGATCGCTCCCGTGTAA
- a CDS encoding metal-dependent transcriptional regulator, translating into MKDLVDTTEMYLRTIYDLEEEGVVPLRARIAERLEQSGPTVSQTVARMERDGLLLVAGDRHLELTEKGRSMAVAVMRKHRLAERLLVDIIGLDWQNVHAEACRWEHVMSEDVERRLVEVLNHPTTSPYGNPIPGLDELGITAPVAVEETLVRLSDLPHGPVHAVVVRRLAEHIQTDPEVIGQLREAGVVPDARVTVETKPGSVVISVPGHDSGFELSDEMAHAVQVKLV; encoded by the coding sequence GTGAAGGATCTGGTCGACACCACGGAGATGTACCTCCGTACCATCTACGACCTCGAGGAGGAGGGCGTGGTGCCCCTGCGCGCCCGGATCGCCGAGCGCCTCGAGCAGAGCGGCCCGACCGTGAGCCAGACGGTCGCGCGCATGGAGCGCGACGGGCTGCTGCTCGTCGCGGGCGATCGCCATCTCGAGCTCACCGAGAAGGGCCGCAGCATGGCCGTCGCGGTGATGCGCAAGCACCGCCTCGCCGAACGGCTTCTGGTCGACATCATCGGCCTGGACTGGCAGAACGTGCACGCCGAGGCGTGCCGCTGGGAGCACGTGATGAGCGAGGACGTCGAGCGGCGTCTCGTCGAGGTGCTCAACCACCCCACCACCTCGCCCTACGGCAACCCCATCCCCGGCCTCGACGAGCTGGGCATCACCGCGCCCGTCGCGGTCGAGGAGACCCTGGTCCGGCTCTCCGATCTGCCGCACGGCCCGGTGCACGCGGTCGTCGTGCGCCGCCTGGCCGAGCACATCCAGACCGATCCCGAGGTCATCGGCCAGCTGCGCGAGGCCGGCGTGGTGCCCGACGCGCGTGTGACCGTCGAGACCAAGCCCGGTTCCGTGGTCATCAGCGTGCCCGGCCACGACAGCGGCTTCGAGCTGTCGGACGAAATGGCCCACGCCGTCCAGGTGAAGCTGGTCTGA
- a CDS encoding sensor domain-containing protein, which produces MTGPGSTGRTRAIGACAVAACALLLAGCGSTVTGQPVAARPSTVRHIDAGLTTLLPEPAQFPARYPAVVLPPEAAAQAAGDLSGVIRGATVRPEGCAPAEQQFGPDHTAIAVGTDETSRATLTVELIRTRQPLSTLREQVLRCGEMRVARAGAITTVSTELDPPPPLDADDTLALRRTVAPDVGGPGLTQTMRTLIGQVGDVRIAVTYMTFSDAPPDTTALDELFTTSVRKVREA; this is translated from the coding sequence GTGACTGGGCCGGGATCGACGGGACGCACGCGCGCGATCGGCGCCTGCGCGGTGGCCGCGTGCGCGCTGCTGCTCGCCGGGTGCGGATCCACCGTGACCGGACAGCCCGTCGCGGCACGGCCATCGACCGTGCGGCATATCGACGCCGGATTGACCACGCTGTTGCCCGAACCGGCGCAGTTCCCGGCGCGCTATCCCGCGGTGGTGCTGCCCCCGGAGGCGGCGGCCCAGGCGGCGGGGGACCTGAGCGGCGTGATCCGCGGCGCGACCGTACGGCCGGAGGGGTGCGCCCCCGCCGAACAGCAGTTCGGCCCCGACCACACCGCCATCGCGGTCGGCACGGACGAGACGTCCCGCGCCACGCTCACCGTCGAGCTCATCCGGACCAGGCAGCCGCTGTCCACGCTGCGCGAACAGGTGCTTCGCTGCGGCGAGATGCGGGTGGCCAGGGCCGGGGCGATCACGACGGTGTCGACCGAGCTGGATCCGCCGCCGCCCCTCGACGCCGACGACACGCTGGCGCTGCGCCGCACCGTCGCCCCCGACGTCGGCGGGCCCGGCCTGACACAGACCATGCGGACGCTGATCGGGCAGGTGGGCGATGTGCGAATCGCCGTGACCTACATGACGTTCAGCGACGCGCCGCCGGACACCACGGCGCTGGACGAGCTGTTCACCACGTCGGTGCGGAAGGTCCGCGAGGCGTAG
- a CDS encoding acetoin utilization protein AcuC yields the protein MATAPSASPREPGAHRSSGTVVWSERFLDYSWTPEHPMKPARLKFTMALAESLGLLDGVERLEPEPAGRDELLRVHTADYIEAVEHAVAPAGEPLAPPYGLGSPDNPVFPRMHQAASIIVGGTLAAAREIAEGRTRRAVSIGGGMHHAMPSSASGFCVYNDAAVAISWLLDHGFDRIAYLDVDVHHGDGVQRAFYADPRVLTVSIHQHPATLWPNTGWAEEIGTGAAEGTAINLPMLPGTRDAQWLRGFHAVVPGAVAAFRPQIVVSQCGVDTHREDPLADLELTVDGQRAAFRAMRDLADQYAEGRWLAVGGGGYGLVRVVPRAWTHLLATALDRDIAPETPVPQDWIDLVRAVAPNTEPPRTMGEGGDITFRPWDGPGGTGETGDARADRAQRAVDTAVLATRRACFGLLGLDPEDPRD from the coding sequence ATGGCCACTGCACCCTCGGCGTCGCCCCGCGAACCAGGGGCGCACCGGAGTTCGGGCACGGTCGTGTGGAGTGAACGCTTCCTCGACTACAGCTGGACGCCGGAGCACCCCATGAAACCGGCGCGACTGAAGTTCACCATGGCGCTGGCCGAAAGTCTGGGATTGCTCGACGGTGTCGAGCGGTTGGAGCCGGAGCCCGCGGGCCGCGACGAACTGTTGCGCGTCCATACCGCCGACTACATCGAGGCGGTCGAGCACGCGGTGGCGCCCGCGGGCGAGCCGCTCGCCCCGCCCTACGGCCTGGGATCGCCGGACAACCCGGTGTTCCCGCGCATGCACCAAGCGGCCTCGATCATCGTCGGCGGCACGCTGGCCGCGGCGCGCGAGATCGCCGAGGGCCGGACCCGGCGGGCGGTCAGCATCGGCGGTGGCATGCATCACGCGATGCCCTCGTCGGCTTCGGGCTTCTGCGTCTACAACGATGCGGCCGTGGCGATCTCCTGGCTGCTCGACCACGGCTTCGACCGCATCGCCTATCTCGACGTCGACGTGCACCACGGTGACGGCGTGCAGCGCGCGTTCTACGCGGACCCGAGGGTGCTCACCGTCTCGATCCATCAGCACCCGGCGACCCTGTGGCCCAACACCGGCTGGGCCGAGGAGATCGGCACGGGCGCGGCCGAAGGCACCGCGATCAACCTGCCGATGCTGCCGGGGACCCGGGATGCCCAGTGGCTGCGCGGTTTTCACGCGGTGGTGCCCGGCGCGGTCGCCGCGTTCCGTCCGCAGATCGTGGTGAGCCAGTGCGGTGTGGACACCCACCGCGAGGATCCGCTCGCCGATCTGGAGCTCACGGTGGACGGACAGCGCGCGGCGTTCCGCGCCATGCGGGATCTCGCCGATCAGTACGCCGAGGGACGCTGGCTCGCAGTCGGCGGCGGTGGTTACGGCTTGGTCCGGGTGGTCCCGCGCGCGTGGACGCACCTGCTGGCCACCGCGCTCGACCGCGACATCGCGCCGGAAACCCCGGTGCCGCAGGACTGGATCGATCTGGTGCGCGCAGTGGCGCCGAACACCGAGCCGCCGCGCACCATGGGGGAAGGGGGCGACATCACATTCCGTCCGTGGGACGGGCCCGGTGGAACGGGGGAGACTGGGGATGCGCGCGCCGACCGTGCGCAGCGGGCCGTCGACACGGCCGTATTGGCTACGCGCCGAGCATGCTTCGGGTTGCTCGGCTTGGATCCGGAGGACCCCCGTGACTGA
- a CDS encoding sigma-70 family RNA polymerase sigma factor codes for MTSPATTRVRTSESDLDAQSPAADLVRVYLNGIGRTALLSAADEVELAKRIEAGLYAQHLLETGKRLSAGRKKDLAIIVRDGQAARAHLLEANLRLVVSLAKRYTGRGMPLLDLIQEGNLGLIRAMEKFDYAKGFKFSTYATWWIRQAITRGMADQSRTIRLPVHLVEQVNKLARIKRELHQQLGREATDEELANESGIPVDKISDLLDHSRDPVSLDMPVGNDEEAPLGDFIEDSEATSAESAVIAGLLHHDVRSVLATLDEREQQVIRLRFGLDDGQPRTLDQIGKLFGLSRERVRQIEREVMAKLRKGERADRLRAYAS; via the coding sequence ATGACCAGCCCCGCCACCACTCGAGTGCGCACCAGCGAATCGGACCTCGACGCCCAGAGCCCTGCCGCCGACTTGGTACGCGTGTACCTGAACGGGATCGGCCGCACCGCGCTGCTCTCGGCCGCAGACGAGGTCGAGCTGGCCAAGCGCATCGAGGCGGGCCTCTACGCCCAGCATCTGCTGGAAACGGGCAAGCGGCTTTCCGCCGGCCGGAAGAAGGATCTCGCCATCATCGTGCGCGACGGCCAGGCCGCACGGGCACACCTGCTGGAAGCCAATCTCCGCCTCGTGGTCTCGCTCGCCAAGCGCTACACCGGCCGCGGCATGCCGCTGCTGGATCTCATCCAAGAGGGCAACCTGGGCCTGATCCGGGCGATGGAGAAGTTCGACTACGCCAAGGGATTCAAGTTCTCCACCTACGCGACGTGGTGGATCCGCCAGGCCATCACCCGCGGGATGGCCGATCAGAGCCGCACCATCCGGCTGCCCGTCCACCTCGTCGAGCAGGTGAACAAGCTGGCCAGGATCAAGCGTGAGCTGCACCAGCAGCTGGGCCGCGAAGCCACCGACGAAGAGCTTGCCAACGAGTCGGGCATCCCGGTCGACAAGATCTCCGATCTGCTCGATCACAGCCGCGACCCGGTGAGCCTGGACATGCCGGTCGGCAACGACGAAGAGGCGCCGCTCGGCGACTTCATCGAGGACTCCGAGGCCACCTCGGCCGAGTCCGCGGTGATCGCGGGACTGCTGCACCACGACGTGCGCAGCGTCCTGGCGACCTTGGACGAGCGCGAACAGCAGGTCATCCGCCTGCGCTTCGGCTTGGACGACGGCCAGCCGCGCACCCTCGACCAGATCGGCAAGCTCTTCGGACTGTCCCGCGAGCGGGTGCGTCAGATCGAGCGTGAGGTCATGGCGAAGCTGCGCAAGGGCGAGCGGGCCGACCGCCTGCGGGCCTACGCCAGCTGA